The following are from one region of the Ischnura elegans chromosome 12, ioIscEleg1.1, whole genome shotgun sequence genome:
- the LOC124169527 gene encoding uncharacterized protein LOC124169527 isoform X1 — protein MSSRQKRSSGGYGLRKKAAKKKLDDDFEYYFSKMNVPIPSPTPPKPVKQRDSKYNEDIGVMSKDIHPTSPPFHREKPRNDDPLSPRKQRGRPRKRPLEEGMIAVQSPPHIYTSPVKSDSIKLKKIPKVKHIIQTEETEVEEHYAPENIVETVVVECMQPDEREECEKDSLVDEMHRIKFESVNVKIEREMREEHMLVEEVVPMSVTVTEEHEQDGEKENQPQEVVEESVIIQAATESDEMIVKLTPTTHLEEEGELEEGEDPELEEMIVKSSPLPRARRKYKRPKLSHATIARLSELHPEDKIECNECHKLLKPSSFRQHLRTHTGIKPFGCEVCEARFTRKGDVERHVRIVHHKQKPFKCCRCQRAFGDKKNLRWHLMNHDKKLFYVCEVCGFKFGKREYWENHVRFIHPVQMDVSGLVDEEGVEDDEEHGMEGGRGDIEQSRIGVIIGEEDGEVDDPLGNEEEEQAAAVSNIRVSSYAVHDGEELEDVEYVPGNIEKGNKLRGVTMITKKRNQKHNQQQQHIVKLNVGELASSNSQKGSITRRVLSMADLVQMTTRTTGSLNSGDEKGASEYVIQDQEHGGIEAVVIRFDEDDGMDDDHSTPHHHIVTNADDVGEDVSRSDNLIHVYTSEVSDLVGDSDGQQPVVIDTREYEHVGDSSTSERKGGTIEVQEVSSESNIVEVRVSGEDMDAGEVQDGSKANTVVETVSHTSDEQAAEGKGSPPKVISIVLKGDEESGLIGRRPSGDANQAVQTLIEALLDAAKDDSQRPGLVEAPASNDDTPKDT, from the coding sequence ATGAGTTCCAGACAGAAACGATCTAGTGGTGGCTATGGGCTGCGTAAAAAAGCTGCTAAGAAAAAACTTGATGATGATTTTGAgtactatttttcaaaaatgaatgtGCCAATACCCAGCCCAACACCTCCAAAACCAGTGAAACAACGAGATTCTAAGTATAATGAAGACATAGGAGTGATGTCAAAAGACATTCACCCAACCTCACCCCCATTCCATAGAGAAAAGCCAAGAAACGATGACCCGTTATCTCCCAGGAAGCAAAGAGGAAGGCCTAGGAAAAGACCATTGGAAGAAGGCATGATTGCTGTACAGTCCCCTCCTCACATTTACACTTCTCCTGTTAAGTCTGATTCGATCAAGTTGAAAAAGATCCCAAAAGTAAAACATATAATCCAAACTGAAGAGACAGAGGTCGAAGAACATTATGCCccagaaaatattgttgaaacaGTTGTTGTTGAGTGTATGCAGCCTGACGAAAGGGAAGAATGTGAAAAGGATTCTTTGGTTGATGAGATGCATCGTATTAAGTTTGAGTCGgtgaatgtaaaaattgaaagggaaatgagggaggagcACATGTTGGTAGAGGAAGTGGTTCCTATGTCAGTAACGGTGACTGAAGAGCATGAGCAAGATGGGGAGAAGGAGAACCAGCCTCAGGAGGTAGTGGAAGAGAGTGTCATCATCCAGGCTGCCACTGAGAGTGACGAGATGATCGTGAAGTTGACACCCACCACGCATCTCGAAGAGGAGGGAGAGTTGGAGGAGGGCGAGGATCCAGAGCTTGAGGAAATGATCGTGAAGTCGTCTCCGCTGCCTCGGGCACGGAGGAAGTACAAAAGGCCAAAGCTCAGCCATGCCACGATCGCGCGACTCAGCGAGCTGCACCCGGAGGACAAGATTGAGTGCAATGAATGCCACAAGCTCCTCAAGCCGTCCTCGTTTCGGCAACACTTACGCACGCACACTGGGATAAAGCCTTTTGGCTGCGAAGTGTGCGAGGCAAGATTCACGCGCAAGGGAGATGTGGAGAGACACGTGCGCATTGTGCATCACAAGCAGAAACCATTCAAATGCTGTCGTTGCCAGAGGGCCTTTGGCGACAAGAAGAACCTCAGATGGCATTTGATGAACCATGACAAGAAGCTGTTTTATGTCTGCGAAGTTTGTGGTTTTAAGTTTGGCAAGCGTGAATACTGGGAAAACCATGTGAGGTTCATACATCCAGTGCAGATGGATGTGTCTGGTCTGGTGGATGAGGAAGGAGTGGAAGACGATGAAGAGCATGGAATGGAAGGTGGTAGGGGTGATATTGAGCAGAGTCGTATTGGAGTCATCATTGGTGAGGAAGATGGGGAGGTTGATGATCCTTTGGGCAACGAGGAAGAGGAACAGGCTGCTGCTGTGAGTAACATCAGAGTTTCCAGTTATGCAGTGCATGACGGAGAGGAGTTGGAAGATGTGGAGTATGTGCCGGGTAATATTGAGAAGGGTAATAAACTGAGGGGAGTGACCATGATCACCAAAAAGCGTAACCAGAAGCACAACCAACAACAACAGCACATAGTGAAACTAAATGTTGGCGAGTTGGCTTCATCTAATTCTCAAAAGGGATCCATCACACGTCGAGTCCTTAGCATGGCTGACTTGGTCCAGATGACCACGCGTACTACGGGAAGTTTGAATAGTGGGGATGAAAAGGGGGCGAGTGAGTATGTGATACAGGATCAGGAGCATGGTGGCATAGAAGCGGTTGTAATTAGATTCGATGAAGATGATGGTATGGATGATGATCACTCTACCCCGCATCATCACATTGTTACCAACGCTGATGACGTGGGGGAGGATGTAAGCAGGAGTGATAACCTAATTCATGTGTACACATCAGAAGTGTCTGATTTGGTTGGTGACTCAGATGGTCAACAACCGGTTGTTATAGATACTCGAGAGTATGAACATGTAGGAGACTCTTCTACCTCGGAGCGGAAGGGAGGAACAATTGAAGTTCAGGAAGTGTCTAGTGAAAGTAATATTGTTGAAGTCCGGGTTAGTGGGGAAGATATGGATGCAGGCGAAGTTCAAGATGGGAGTAAGGCCAATACTGTCGTTGAAACTGTCTCTCACACGTCCGATGAGCAGGCTGCAGAAGGGAAGGGTTCACCCCCTAAAGTGATAAGTATTGTTTTGAAGGGAGATGAGGAGAGTGGCTTAATTGGTAGGCGTCCTTCAGGTGATGCGAATCAAGCTGTACAAACTCTAATTGAGGCCTTACTTGATGCTGCAAAAGATGACAGTCAGCGACCTGGACTTGTTGAAGCTCCGGCTTCCAATGATGACACTCCTAAGGACACTTGA